In Nostoc sp. GT001, a genomic segment contains:
- the folK gene encoding 2-amino-4-hydroxy-6-hydroxymethyldihydropteridine diphosphokinase yields MSTPGYDEAELRRSAVALGSNIGDSQTILEAAIETLAQTPGIALEARSHWYQTKAVRPPQPDYLNGCVTLKVEILPQQLLEILLGIEQQFGRVRQERWGPRTLDLDLLLYDDITLDTPNLQIPHPRMRDRAFVLVPLAEIAPDWIEPVSGCVIKELLKEVDCSDVHLWMDN; encoded by the coding sequence ATGTCTACACCGGGCTACGACGAAGCAGAGCTAAGACGAAGCGCCGTTGCTCTTGGTAGTAATATCGGCGATTCCCAAACAATTTTAGAAGCAGCTATAGAGACTTTAGCCCAAACGCCAGGTATTGCTTTAGAAGCCAGATCCCATTGGTATCAAACCAAAGCTGTCAGGCCACCACAACCAGATTACCTCAATGGCTGCGTCACATTAAAGGTAGAAATACTCCCTCAACAGTTATTAGAAATTTTGTTAGGAATTGAACAACAATTTGGGCGTGTGCGTCAGGAACGTTGGGGACCACGAACCCTAGATTTGGATTTGTTATTATATGATGACATTACTTTGGATACACCAAATCTCCAGATTCCCCATCCACGAATGCGGGATCGGGCCTTTGTGTTAGTCCCCTTGGCAGAAATTGCCCCAGATTGGATAGAACCAGTTTCCGGGTGTGTTATTAAAGAGCTGCTGAAAGAGGTAGACTGTTCTGATGTACATTTATGGATGGACAATTAA
- a CDS encoding penicillin-binding protein 1A, with amino-acid sequence MGKLTSWFKRRPTKLSDSGQGGTNESLPPAHLAQTRQLLSKMKILPSKMRVNRATDAKPLYRRFWFWAGLGVGGGIVALIYGISLIDRTLPDQSELNAVFREQTLTIKAADGTILQQQGEATREQLQLEQIPDNLKKAFIASEDRRFRQHNGVDVQGIVRAGLNNLRSQGVVEGGSTITQQLTRILFLKQEQTIWRKLKEVRLAQKMEQELTKDQILERYLNLVYLGSGAYGVADAAWVYFSKSPDQLSLAEMATIAGLAPAPSLYAPDKNPEAAKRRRNLVLLRMQEDKIITPEQRQAAVQEPLALKSSLPKRVQVESPYFTSYIQKELSKYVSPNVLKSGGLVVETTLNPSWQKVAEEAVAKTLRNQGRWENFKQAAMVAIDPRNGEIKAMVGGKDFGKNQFNRVTQAQRQPGSTFKGFVYATAIATGKSPYDSYEDAPLVVDGYEPKNYSENFRGSMNIREALTRSVNIVAVKVLIDVGFTPTIKLAHDMGIKSELKPTYSLALGSNEVNLLELTSAYGSFATQGLHAEPHGITRILNRQGKVIWSANFKSKRALDADSAAIMTWMLRNVVQAGTGGAAQLANRQVAGKAGTSDEARDLWFIGYIPQMVTGVWLGNDDNRPTYGSSSSAAYTWREFMEKAVEGMPVEKFPKRPKLDGRKGTIKAQSIKPKQMLNRSIASKNDDSEGESARNSDESGSSRRRRRRRSYSQEEQQSSNYTPRRRRRDRSESSSSNSSSESSTPRRRSRRVESDSPPPRRSRRELPPANSSGSSGSSSSQPSWRDRLRPSN; translated from the coding sequence GTGGGGAAGCTTACCTCCTGGTTCAAGCGAAGACCAACTAAATTGAGTGACTCTGGACAAGGAGGAACGAATGAGAGCTTACCACCAGCACATCTGGCGCAGACGAGGCAGTTACTGAGCAAAATGAAAATTTTACCATCTAAGATGAGGGTCAATCGGGCAACTGACGCTAAACCACTCTATCGCCGCTTCTGGTTTTGGGCAGGTTTAGGTGTTGGTGGTGGGATAGTTGCTTTGATCTACGGTATTAGTTTAATAGATCGGACTTTGCCAGATCAGTCCGAGTTGAATGCTGTGTTTCGAGAGCAAACGCTGACCATTAAAGCTGCTGATGGCACAATATTACAACAACAAGGTGAAGCGACCAGAGAACAGCTACAGCTAGAACAAATACCAGATAATTTAAAAAAAGCTTTCATCGCTTCAGAAGATAGAAGATTTAGGCAACACAACGGAGTCGATGTGCAAGGGATTGTCAGAGCGGGTTTGAATAATTTGCGATCGCAAGGTGTGGTAGAAGGTGGTAGCACCATCACCCAACAGCTAACGCGGATTCTGTTTTTAAAACAAGAGCAGACAATCTGGCGCAAACTTAAGGAAGTCCGCCTAGCCCAAAAAATGGAGCAAGAATTAACCAAAGATCAGATTTTAGAGCGTTACCTAAATCTGGTTTATTTGGGATCTGGAGCTTATGGTGTGGCAGATGCCGCCTGGGTATACTTTAGTAAGTCGCCAGATCAACTTTCTCTCGCGGAAATGGCAACGATCGCTGGATTAGCTCCTGCTCCTAGCTTATACGCCCCAGACAAAAATCCCGAAGCGGCAAAACGGCGGCGGAACTTGGTATTGCTACGGATGCAAGAAGACAAAATAATTACACCAGAGCAAAGGCAAGCAGCCGTTCAGGAGCCATTAGCCCTCAAAAGCAGTTTACCCAAGCGAGTCCAAGTAGAATCACCCTACTTTACCAGCTACATCCAAAAAGAATTGTCCAAGTATGTTTCTCCTAATGTGCTAAAAAGTGGGGGTTTAGTAGTAGAAACTACCCTGAACCCAAGTTGGCAGAAGGTGGCAGAAGAGGCAGTTGCCAAAACATTGCGAAATCAAGGACGCTGGGAAAACTTTAAGCAAGCAGCAATGGTGGCCATAGACCCCCGCAACGGTGAAATTAAGGCAATGGTTGGGGGAAAAGACTTTGGTAAAAATCAGTTTAATCGAGTTACCCAGGCACAACGGCAGCCAGGATCGACATTTAAAGGGTTTGTATATGCCACTGCGATCGCTACTGGCAAAAGCCCCTACGATAGCTACGAGGATGCGCCCCTTGTCGTAGACGGCTATGAACCGAAAAACTATAGTGAAAACTTCCGGGGTTCAATGAACATCCGAGAAGCCCTCACCCGCTCTGTTAATATTGTTGCGGTCAAGGTGTTGATTGATGTGGGTTTTACACCAACGATTAAACTAGCCCATGATATGGGGATAAAATCTGAACTCAAGCCCACCTACTCCTTGGCTCTTGGTTCAAATGAAGTCAATCTGCTAGAGTTGACGAGCGCTTATGGCAGTTTTGCGACTCAGGGATTGCACGCAGAACCTCATGGTATTACCCGCATCCTCAACCGCCAAGGCAAAGTCATCTGGTCAGCTAATTTCAAATCAAAACGCGCCCTTGACGCTGACAGTGCCGCCATCATGACTTGGATGCTACGCAACGTCGTTCAAGCGGGAACTGGTGGTGCTGCCCAATTAGCTAATAGACAAGTTGCAGGCAAAGCCGGCACCTCCGACGAAGCCCGCGATTTATGGTTTATTGGCTACATTCCTCAGATGGTGACAGGGGTATGGCTAGGTAACGATGACAACCGCCCCACTTATGGCAGTAGTAGTAGTGCCGCTTACACTTGGCGCGAATTTATGGAAAAAGCGGTAGAGGGGATGCCTGTAGAAAAGTTTCCCAAACGACCCAAGTTAGATGGTCGCAAAGGCACTATCAAAGCCCAGTCTATCAAGCCCAAACAAATGCTGAATCGTTCTATTGCCTCTAAAAATGATGACTCAGAAGGTGAAAGTGCGAGAAATTCTGATGAGAGTGGTTCATCTCGAAGACGTAGAAGAAGGAGAAGCTATTCTCAAGAAGAACAGCAATCGAGCAATTATACCCCAAGACGGAGAAGACGCGATCGCAGCGAATCAAGTTCTAGTAACTCTTCCTCAGAATCATCTACTCCACGGCGACGTTCTAGAAGAGTAGAATCTGATTCACCCCCACCTCGAAGAAGTCGGCGAGAGTTGCCTCCCGCAAATAGTTCTGGTTCTTCTGGTTCTTCATCATCACAACCATCTTGGCGGGATAGACTTAGACCTTCTAACTAG
- a CDS encoding MATE family efflux transporter: protein MELTSKEFKSELILEVQACLQLAVPLVITQILEAGIPLLDGVMMGLLNSQALAAGALGAVTFSTLASVCRSVLSAAGVSVANAFGAGKIDQVSRATGQGIWLAVTMCLPVMFIIWHFDYILLLTGQEESNVLLAQTYLRSIVWGFPAALGFCILKEVSSALNRPQFLTVITVAGLLLNAVANYVLMFGKFGLPALGLAGIGWASALIFWLNFIAAVNWICFDNYFKKYQLNSALDKFDRKMFIDIFQTGWFLGLQYGAEIGVFTATALLMGWFGTETLAAHEITVETESFVETVSIGISYAVTMRVGQLRGQNDLKGASTAGLVCIALVTPFVSIVALIFWLFPNYIVAMYLDTSNLDNIEIVKTATSFLAAGAIVQIFYSIQTIAAGALIGLKDTKVPVLITMFAYWVVGLGGGYLMAFTFGWGAIGLWLGLVLGLLTGAVLLTGRFYLLTSEIESG from the coding sequence ATGGAGTTAACTTCAAAAGAATTTAAGTCAGAACTGATATTAGAAGTCCAAGCCTGCCTGCAATTAGCAGTTCCTTTGGTAATTACTCAAATATTAGAAGCGGGCATTCCTTTATTAGATGGGGTGATGATGGGCTTACTTAACAGCCAAGCTTTAGCTGCGGGTGCTTTAGGTGCTGTTACCTTTTCTACCCTAGCTTCCGTTTGTCGTTCTGTTCTTTCAGCCGCGGGTGTAAGTGTCGCTAATGCTTTTGGTGCAGGAAAAATAGATCAAGTTAGTCGTGCTACTGGTCAAGGAATTTGGTTAGCCGTGACGATGTGCTTGCCTGTGATGTTTATCATTTGGCACTTTGACTATATCCTGCTGCTAACTGGTCAAGAAGAAAGCAATGTATTATTAGCTCAAACCTATTTGCGGTCTATTGTTTGGGGTTTTCCGGCTGCACTCGGTTTTTGTATCTTAAAAGAAGTTAGCTCTGCCCTCAATCGCCCCCAATTCTTAACAGTAATTACGGTCGCTGGACTATTATTAAATGCGGTTGCTAATTACGTGCTAATGTTCGGTAAATTTGGTTTACCAGCCCTTGGTTTAGCCGGTATCGGTTGGGCAAGCGCACTCATTTTTTGGCTAAATTTTATTGCCGCCGTTAATTGGATTTGCTTTGATAACTACTTTAAAAAATACCAACTTAATAGCGCTTTAGATAAATTTGATCGGAAGATGTTTATAGATATCTTCCAAACTGGGTGGTTTTTGGGGTTACAGTATGGAGCAGAAATTGGAGTATTTACTGCCACTGCTTTACTGATGGGTTGGTTTGGAACAGAGACGTTAGCAGCACATGAAATTACCGTCGAGACAGAAAGTTTTGTGGAAACGGTATCTATAGGTATTTCCTATGCCGTCACAATGAGAGTAGGACAGTTGAGGGGACAAAACGATCTCAAGGGTGCAAGCACAGCGGGATTAGTCTGCATTGCGCTTGTTACTCCTTTTGTAAGTATTGTGGCACTAATTTTTTGGCTGTTTCCCAACTATATTGTGGCAATGTATTTGGACACCAGTAATCTAGATAATATCGAGATAGTTAAAACGGCAACTTCTTTTCTGGCTGCGGGGGCAATAGTCCAAATATTTTATTCTATTCAGACTATTGCTGCTGGTGCTTTAATCGGGTTGAAAGACACCAAAGTGCCAGTGTTAATTACTATGTTCGCTTACTGGGTAGTAGGTCTAGGTGGGGGCTATCTGATGGCATTCACTTTCGGCTGGGGTGCTATAGGTTTATGGTTGGGTTTAGTACTAGGGCTACTTACGGGTGCAGTGCTTTTAACTGGGCGTTTTTATCTTTTGACTTCTGAGATTGAGTCTGGTTGA
- a CDS encoding CU044_2847 family protein, with protein MKRIVEFPLENGDSILVEVDEPGLTDDRIGLRDEIIQKAQKTFESALEQVKPIANLIMTKVNSLNQPADEVEIKFGIKMSAELGAVIASGNGEVNYEVTLKWKREP; from the coding sequence GTGAAGCGTATCGTCGAATTTCCTCTCGAAAACGGAGACTCAATTCTTGTAGAAGTAGATGAGCCTGGGCTAACTGATGATCGTATTGGTCTGCGAGATGAGATTATTCAAAAAGCTCAAAAAACTTTTGAGTCTGCTCTGGAACAAGTTAAGCCCATAGCAAATCTCATTATGACTAAAGTAAATAGTCTTAATCAGCCTGCCGACGAAGTCGAAATCAAGTTTGGCATCAAAATGAGTGCAGAACTTGGGGCAGTTATCGCTTCTGGCAATGGCGAAGTTAATTATGAAGTGACTTTGAAGTGGAAACGGGAGCCATAA
- a CDS encoding AAA-like domain-containing protein has translation MATPLELSVVRIYSNSGKVVGAGFLVSQKYILTCAHVVADALGIARNTAEIINAEVRLDFPLLAAKEFLSARVVFWRPVNPNEFAEDIAGLELESSLPGAAHPARLVASEELWGHSFRVLGFPKNQPNGVWATGQIRAGLANGWVQLEDVKQQGYALEPGFSGAPIWDEQLQGVAGIAVAAEMERTAAKAAFIIPTQVLITAWSDLVEQALSLEKMQQQPKVKRANDSARVFISYRSQDPDLTLAQQFYEAIKAAGHEAFMAGESIRLGENWPERIDRELEQSDYFLLLLSPKSATSEMVTEEVRRAKQLQDLNPENKPIILPIRVNFPLDSPLNYDLRGYLQRIQQREWKSSADTVKISQEILTILAEDYEANYTEDELTTAVAVENLEEPPLPVAEPELPEGQVDMASAFYIERPPIEEHCYEAILKPGSLIRIKAPRQMGKTSLMARILHQASQQNSLAVSLSFQLADSKVFPNLDKFLRWFCASVTRKLRIPNRLADYWDEIFGSKDNCTAYFEEYLLAEIDRPLALGLDEVDLVYQHPEIAADFFGLLRAWHEDAKNRDIWKKLRLVVVHSTEVYIPMNINQSPFNVGLSIELPEFNAEQAQDLARRHGLNWRSSEIEQLMNMVGGHPYLVRVALYRIARQEIALEQLLQVAPTDAGRFWRPFAPTLVESKTTS, from the coding sequence ATGGCCACACCCCTGGAGTTATCAGTCGTCAGGATTTACTCAAACAGTGGCAAAGTTGTTGGTGCTGGCTTTTTAGTTTCCCAAAAATATATCCTTACATGTGCCCATGTGGTAGCAGATGCTTTAGGAATTGCTAGAAACACTGCCGAAATAATCAATGCAGAAGTCCGTTTGGATTTTCCTTTATTGGCAGCTAAAGAGTTTTTGAGCGCCAGGGTAGTATTCTGGCGGCCTGTTAACCCTAATGAGTTTGCGGAAGATATTGCGGGGCTGGAGTTAGAAAGCTCTCTTCCTGGTGCGGCTCATCCAGCACGATTGGTAGCATCAGAGGAATTATGGGGGCATTCTTTCCGAGTTTTGGGTTTTCCAAAAAACCAACCCAATGGGGTTTGGGCTACTGGACAAATCAGGGCTGGACTTGCAAATGGTTGGGTACAACTGGAGGATGTCAAACAACAAGGTTATGCATTAGAGCCTGGTTTCAGTGGTGCGCCGATATGGGATGAGCAGTTACAGGGTGTAGCAGGCATAGCAGTAGCGGCGGAAATGGAGCGAACAGCAGCTAAAGCAGCGTTTATTATTCCCACACAAGTGCTGATTACAGCATGGTCAGACTTGGTTGAGCAAGCTCTTTCTTTAGAAAAAATGCAGCAACAGCCAAAAGTGAAACGAGCCAATGACAGTGCTAGAGTTTTTATTAGCTATCGCAGCCAAGATCCAGATTTAACGTTAGCCCAGCAGTTTTATGAAGCAATAAAAGCGGCTGGGCATGAAGCATTTATGGCGGGGGAGAGTATACGGTTAGGCGAAAACTGGCCTGAACGCATAGATAGAGAATTGGAACAGTCTGATTACTTTCTGCTGCTCTTATCTCCTAAATCTGCAACTAGTGAAATGGTCACAGAAGAAGTCAGGCGTGCCAAGCAGTTGCAAGATTTAAATCCCGAAAATAAACCTATAATTTTACCTATCCGTGTGAACTTTCCTTTGGATTCGCCATTAAATTATGATTTACGGGGTTATTTGCAAAGAATTCAACAACGAGAGTGGAAATCATCTGCTGATACAGTCAAGATTTCGCAAGAAATTTTGACAATTCTAGCCGAAGATTATGAGGCTAACTATACAGAGGATGAGTTGACAACAGCAGTTGCGGTAGAAAATTTGGAAGAACCTCCTTTGCCAGTAGCAGAACCAGAGTTGCCAGAGGGTCAGGTAGATATGGCTTCTGCTTTTTATATAGAACGCCCTCCTATTGAAGAACACTGTTACGAGGCTATTTTAAAGCCTGGTTCTCTGATTCGGATTAAAGCGCCTCGACAGATGGGTAAAACTTCCTTAATGGCACGGATTCTTCATCAAGCTTCACAACAAAACTCTCTAGCCGTATCTTTGAGTTTTCAATTAGCAGATAGTAAAGTGTTCCCAAACTTAGATAAATTTTTACGCTGGTTCTGTGCTAGCGTTACTCGGAAACTAAGAATACCAAATCGATTAGCGGATTACTGGGACGAGATTTTTGGTAGCAAAGATAACTGTACAGCTTATTTTGAGGAGTATCTTCTAGCAGAAATCGATCGACCCCTAGCATTGGGTTTGGATGAAGTCGATTTAGTATATCAACACCCTGAAATTGCCGCGGACTTTTTTGGACTCCTGCGTGCTTGGCATGAAGATGCAAAAAATCGGGATATCTGGAAGAAATTGCGATTGGTAGTGGTGCATTCAACAGAAGTTTATATCCCAATGAATATCAATCAATCACCATTCAACGTGGGACTTTCGATTGAGTTGCCAGAGTTTAATGCTGAACAAGCCCAAGATTTGGCACGTAGGCATGGGCTAAATTGGAGGTCTTCAGAAATTGAACAATTGATGAATATGGTGGGAGGTCATCCTTATTTGG